A stretch of Actinomycetota bacterium DNA encodes these proteins:
- a CDS encoding radical SAM protein — MDGRLGYYARWAWRATVTRRPGPLVYGIAPTDRCNLTCRGCAIPGRARPDMTFDALAALLRDARARGFRELYFTGGEPMLWRDGGRTLDDAIAEARRAGFYHVHVYTNGTLGLACGADLAWVSVDGLPETYGRRRGDHFSEVEAAIRAPGHPRTAVIYTVDRTTEGGIEPFLHWVRDTALPVTGVMFYFHTPYYGRDELYLDADERAPVIDRLLACIRDRLPVLNSRAGLLALRSGRWARRTPAAAVADVDGESVCCRASDEVCEDCGYAACTEIVEALRLRPSAVLAMARYW; from the coding sequence ATGGACGGCCGGCTCGGCTACTACGCACGGTGGGCGTGGCGCGCAACCGTGACGCGGCGGCCCGGCCCGCTCGTCTACGGCATCGCCCCCACCGACAGGTGCAATCTCACCTGTCGCGGCTGCGCCATCCCCGGACGCGCCCGGCCGGACATGACGTTCGACGCCCTCGCCGCGCTGCTCCGCGACGCACGCGCCCGCGGATTCCGCGAGCTGTACTTCACGGGCGGCGAGCCGATGCTGTGGCGCGACGGCGGGCGCACGCTCGACGACGCCATCGCCGAGGCGAGGCGCGCAGGCTTCTACCACGTGCACGTGTACACGAACGGCACGCTCGGGCTCGCGTGCGGCGCGGACCTCGCGTGGGTGAGCGTCGACGGCCTGCCGGAGACGTACGGGCGCCGTCGCGGCGACCACTTCAGCGAGGTCGAGGCCGCGATCCGGGCGCCGGGGCACCCGAGAACCGCGGTCATCTACACCGTCGACCGGACCACCGAGGGCGGCATCGAGCCGTTCCTGCACTGGGTGCGCGACACCGCCCTGCCCGTGACCGGGGTGATGTTCTACTTCCACACCCCGTACTACGGCCGCGACGAGCTGTACCTCGACGCTGACGAACGCGCGCCCGTGATCGACCGCCTGCTCGCGTGTATCCGCGATCGCCTCCCCGTGCTCAACTCGCGCGCCGGCCTGCTCGCGCTGCGCTCGGGCAGGTGGGCGCGCCGCACGCCCGCCGCCGCGGTGGCGGACGTCGACGGCGAGTCGGTCTGCTGCCGCGCGTCCGACGAGGTCTGCGAGGACTGCGGCTACGCCGCCTGCACCGAGATCGTCGAGGCGCTCCGCCTGCGCCCGAGCGCGGTCCTGGCGATGGCGAGGTACTGGTGA
- a CDS encoding radical SAM protein, which yields MYPRSPPRAQLARRPARAALGQVGAPHARRRGGGRRRRVGLLPRVRRGLRGLRLRRLHRDRRGAPPAPERGPGDGEVLVSGPGTGVSRLVTQAVRRHLVGPEQRWRFEPPPPGWTPPRVERTSLYLHVPFCRNCCPYCPYTKVPYRPELVGPYTRAALLEVDRWADAVGDAEVTSIYVGGGTPTLALGAVASVLARMRERFRMTGDACIETGPADVDERVVEQLHACGVELVSLGVQSFDAKHLATIGRRYEPAVAESALALLAAGGFASVNADIMFALPGQSTADVLAALDRAAELGADQVTTYPLFTFPYTSVGEYLHLRGVRMPDLATRREQYRAITGWAERNGFARVSVWGFKRGDAPRYSSVTRDGYLGIGPGSGSHLPDGFTLNTFDLGEWERTLCQGRSPIALRMPFDGEMGGWWWLYWRFYDTRIPMASLDDELGADAAKARRWLAAVRAAGLAERRNGTMELTDTGTFWLHLAQNHFALAYVDSVWTGARREPWPDHVDI from the coding sequence GTGTATCCGCGATCGCCTCCCCGTGCTCAACTCGCGCGCCGGCCTGCTCGCGCTGCGCTCGGGCAGGTGGGCGCGCCGCACGCCCGCCGCCGCGGTGGCGGACGTCGACGGCGAGTCGGTCTGCTGCCGCGCGTCCGACGAGGTCTGCGAGGACTGCGGCTACGCCGCCTGCACCGAGATCGTCGAGGCGCTCCGCCTGCGCCCGAGCGCGGTCCTGGCGATGGCGAGGTACTGGTGAGCGGGCCGGGCACCGGCGTCTCGCGGCTGGTGACGCAGGCCGTGCGGCGGCATCTCGTCGGACCGGAGCAGCGCTGGCGGTTCGAGCCCCCGCCTCCCGGCTGGACACCGCCGCGCGTGGAGCGCACCTCGCTCTACCTGCACGTGCCGTTCTGCCGCAACTGCTGCCCGTACTGCCCGTACACCAAGGTCCCGTACCGTCCCGAGCTGGTGGGACCGTACACCCGCGCCGCCCTGCTCGAGGTCGACCGCTGGGCGGACGCCGTCGGCGACGCCGAGGTGACGAGCATCTACGTGGGCGGCGGCACGCCCACGCTCGCGCTCGGCGCGGTCGCGTCCGTGCTGGCGCGCATGCGCGAACGCTTCCGCATGACCGGCGACGCCTGCATCGAGACCGGCCCCGCCGACGTGGACGAACGCGTCGTGGAGCAGCTGCACGCCTGCGGGGTCGAACTCGTGTCGCTCGGCGTGCAGTCGTTCGACGCGAAGCACCTCGCCACCATCGGGCGGCGCTACGAGCCGGCCGTCGCCGAGAGCGCGCTGGCGCTGCTGGCGGCGGGCGGGTTCGCGTCGGTGAATGCGGACATCATGTTCGCGCTTCCGGGCCAGTCGACAGCGGACGTGCTGGCCGCGCTCGACCGCGCCGCCGAACTGGGAGCGGACCAGGTGACGACCTACCCGCTGTTCACCTTCCCCTACACCTCGGTCGGCGAGTACCTGCACCTCAGGGGCGTGCGGATGCCGGACCTCGCCACGCGCCGCGAACAGTACCGCGCGATCACCGGCTGGGCGGAGCGCAACGGCTTCGCGCGCGTGTCGGTGTGGGGATTCAAGCGCGGCGACGCGCCCCGATACTCGTCTGTGACCCGCGACGGCTACCTCGGCATCGGGCCGGGAAGCGGCTCGCACCTGCCGGACGGTTTCACGCTGAACACGTTCGACCTCGGCGAATGGGAACGGACGCTTTGCCAAGGCCGCTCGCCGATCGCGCTGCGGATGCCGTTCGACGGCGAGATGGGCGGCTGGTGGTGGTTGTACTGGCGCTTCTACGACACGCGCATCCCGATGGCGTCGCTCGACGACGAACTCGGCGCCGACGCCGCCAAAGCGCGCCGATGGCTCGCGGCGGTGCGCGCGGCCGGGCTGGCCGAGCGCCGCAACGGTACGATGGAGTTGACGGACACGGGCACCTTCTGGCTCCACTTGGCGCAGAACCACTTCGCGCTCGCGTACGTGGATTCGGTATGGACCGGCGCGAGGCGCGAGCCGTGGCCGGACCACGTGGACATCTGA
- a CDS encoding response regulator transcription factor, with amino-acid sequence MLRIAIVDDHRVVRDGIEAVLGRDTEFEVVGAYEAGCPFIASLDRCEPDVVVMDMRLPDGLGADFARRAKQVAPSVRILILTGVRSEAEMVMALEAGVDGYLLKDSSSDDLPQAVREVAAGNFYASPEVMRRMRDLSVANGESVTPREAEVLVALRDGLTTDEIGERLHMSASTVKTHLAHLYRKLEARNRVEAVREAIRRGLVEEA; translated from the coding sequence ATGCTGAGGATCGCGATCGTCGACGACCACCGCGTGGTGCGCGACGGCATCGAGGCCGTGCTCGGTCGGGACACGGAGTTCGAGGTGGTCGGCGCGTACGAGGCGGGCTGCCCGTTCATCGCGTCGCTCGACCGTTGCGAGCCCGACGTCGTCGTGATGGATATGCGCCTCCCCGACGGCCTCGGCGCGGACTTCGCCCGGCGGGCCAAGCAGGTCGCCCCCTCGGTCCGCATCCTCATCCTCACCGGCGTGCGGTCCGAGGCCGAGATGGTCATGGCCCTCGAGGCGGGCGTGGACGGCTACCTGCTCAAGGACAGCTCGTCCGACGATCTGCCGCAGGCGGTGCGCGAGGTCGCCGCGGGCAACTTCTACGCGAGCCCGGAGGTCATGCGCCGGATGCGCGACCTGAGCGTGGCCAACGGCGAGTCGGTCACGCCGAGGGAGGCCGAGGTGCTCGTCGCGCTGCGGGACGGCTTGACCACCGACGAGATCGGCGAGCGGCTCCACATGTCCGCGAGCACCGTGAAGACGCATCTGGCGCACCTGTACCGCAAGCTCGAGGCGCGCAACCGCGTCGAGGCCGTGCGCGAGGCGATCCGCCGGGGGCTCGTCGAAGAAGCCTGA